In Candidatus Lernaella stagnicola, one genomic interval encodes:
- a CDS encoding PEGA domain-containing protein codes for MRKALLTILLVGLLAFSVAARDGDATPETPAFQGPDMTLTLDKIAGSYVFWRQTEDGYENGFIEFKLDHSWSFVTHLDRDRDRVTDEHQVRKGEYGIGRMADGTVAVWLREGEGDQSTVSDLRVVGGHGASFLLFERSFLRHAPDEPFFVIKHNQPIVAKELFVESEPPGAAVYIDGVRVEGVTPMTIRHPLAERPLQVKVVKSDFHPQEQSVTLARDETSRLLFKLTKGEAGLTITSSPAVKVKLDGVFLGSAGYLPIQRSDLPAGKHEIELYNDSLGLHHRETIVLEKGRFLEKRYEFTGRLVIDVGRAGQLIRRDKKAGSIPFDGQVPIGRHVLILEDAKGDQRLLVVQVFWKKTTLIEKPFDSLPRPN; via the coding sequence ATGCGTAAAGCTCTGTTGACCATCCTGCTTGTCGGCTTGCTGGCGTTTAGCGTTGCGGCCCGGGACGGGGACGCCACGCCCGAGACACCGGCTTTCCAAGGGCCGGATATGACGCTGACGCTCGACAAAATCGCCGGATCGTACGTGTTCTGGCGGCAAACCGAAGACGGTTATGAAAACGGGTTCATCGAATTCAAGCTCGATCATAGCTGGTCCTTCGTGACGCACTTGGATCGCGATCGCGATCGTGTCACCGACGAACACCAGGTTCGCAAGGGTGAATACGGCATCGGGCGCATGGCCGATGGAACGGTTGCCGTATGGCTGCGGGAAGGTGAGGGCGATCAATCGACCGTATCCGACCTGCGCGTGGTGGGCGGACACGGTGCGAGCTTTTTACTATTCGAGCGTTCGTTTTTGCGGCACGCGCCGGACGAACCCTTTTTCGTGATTAAGCACAACCAACCAATCGTCGCGAAAGAACTGTTTGTGGAATCCGAACCGCCTGGGGCGGCAGTGTATATCGACGGCGTGCGTGTCGAGGGCGTAACGCCGATGACCATCCGGCATCCGCTTGCCGAAAGGCCTTTGCAGGTCAAAGTGGTGAAAAGCGATTTCCATCCGCAAGAGCAGAGTGTAACGCTCGCGCGCGATGAGACGAGCCGACTTCTGTTCAAGCTGACCAAGGGCGAGGCCGGGCTGACGATTACGAGTTCGCCGGCGGTTAAAGTGAAACTCGACGGAGTTTTTCTCGGCAGCGCCGGCTATTTGCCGATTCAGCGCAGCGATCTGCCCGCCGGAAAGCATGAAATCGAGCTGTATAACGATTCCCTCGGATTGCACCATCGCGAGACAATCGTTCTGGAAAAGGGGCGCTTTCTGGAAAAGCGTTACGAGTTTACCGGTCGACTGGTCATAGATGTCGGGCGCGCCGGGCAACTGATTCGACGAGACAAAAAAGCCGGTTCCATACCTTTTGACGGGCAGGTGCCCATCGGCCGCCATGTCTTGATATTGGAAGATGCAAAGGGCGACCAACGCCTCCTCGTCGTGCAGGTGTTTTGGAAAAAGACAACGCTTATTGAAAAACCGTTTGACTCATTACCGCGCCCGAATTAA
- a CDS encoding prolyl oligopeptidase family serine peptidase, which translates to MNRWTAMLALLLAVGVGLSACTAQPRPDLQAPMPAPSLEKALAQFAYEPNPFTVDAEVVEQYPTYDVLRVTFPAYFQDDPDNTQVIAWYYRQKTKQRRAGIVQIPILGGDYGPSKMFATRYAREGFHVLRFERKSEIFVPANGLAHTRRVIISTVIDLRRGLDWWSEQPEVDAHRIGLSGISFGGFMASIMMAVDDRPAAATLMLNGGDFATLVVTSQEEEVIEAREGFMKLKGWDEQTLYRNAAAMYAEIDPIVLAPRIKPQKVLFVSPKFDQVVPYYLATRWWEAAGKPHRITLPTGHFSSVYFLFYIQDRCVEHFRRVFGYRE; encoded by the coding sequence ATGAATCGATGGACCGCGATGCTGGCCTTGTTGCTGGCCGTAGGCGTGGGATTGTCCGCATGCACCGCCCAGCCGCGACCGGATCTCCAAGCGCCGATGCCCGCACCCAGCCTGGAAAAAGCGCTGGCTCAGTTCGCGTACGAGCCCAATCCCTTCACCGTCGATGCCGAAGTGGTGGAGCAGTATCCGACCTACGATGTGCTGCGTGTTACCTTCCCGGCGTACTTCCAGGACGACCCCGATAACACGCAGGTCATCGCCTGGTACTATCGGCAAAAGACGAAGCAACGGCGCGCCGGCATCGTGCAGATCCCCATTCTCGGCGGCGATTACGGGCCCTCGAAAATGTTCGCCACGCGCTACGCCCGCGAAGGATTCCACGTCTTACGTTTCGAGCGTAAGAGCGAGATATTCGTTCCTGCCAACGGCCTGGCGCACACGCGGCGGGTCATCATCAGCACGGTGATCGACCTGCGCCGCGGCCTGGATTGGTGGAGCGAGCAACCGGAAGTGGACGCACACCGCATCGGCTTATCGGGTATCTCCTTCGGCGGCTTTATGGCGAGTATCATGATGGCGGTGGATGATCGTCCGGCGGCCGCCACGTTGATGCTGAACGGCGGCGACTTCGCAACATTGGTTGTGACCAGTCAGGAAGAGGAAGTGATCGAGGCCCGCGAGGGATTTATGAAACTCAAGGGCTGGGACGAACAAACGCTGTACCGCAACGCCGCTGCGATGTACGCCGAGATCGACCCCATCGTCCTGGCGCCGCGCATCAAGCCGCAAAAGGTGCTGTTTGTGTCGCCGAAATTCGACCAAGTCGTTCCGTATTACCTGGCCACACGGTGGTGGGAGGCGGCCGGCAAACCGCATCGCATTACGCTGCCGACAGGCCACTTCTCGTCGGTGTATTTCCTTTTCTATATCCAAGACCGCTGTGTGGAGCACTTCCGTCGGGTCTTCGGTTACCGAGAATAG
- a CDS encoding mechanosensitive ion channel family protein: protein MRTKNAILVVILAMLLATGAAAQTDTNAKVTALPDDLLALVNQAENTWLEHLQASPVIFVMEMPKDSEAMTQADRWRFHVVELRDKAKSNRAWHEYWSQQTDHAGKLIPLYENAGAFAAKNDLAKDAQRYQHRLQTIKDWQNLCKDKMANQDSYLKAIDQEKDAYEKRLDAASQAQAEAKAGAAQAGPKTGAEEDDGSWFAEATGGTPYAQHEAVKEQLERQLFLQEQKRDAARFDGELAESLMGASEVVLQAKQADLKLAQRENALVDRQINASNGDKAWRKTWQAIAEKTRAKLPVLETVIRNQKIRVSQLKNEKAYFEAMVDIKNGRVKGIGVQIKQHEKKIYRALLLTAGDIVLRKGILVLAFLFGAWLAIRFVRLVGRWVLKRASDDDDATHSEREKTADTLVNVFAGVARLAIWLVVGLLILDALGVNISPLLGAFAIFGLAISFGSQNLVRDVVTGLFILLENQVSVGDVIEAGGKSGTVEKISLRRVVLRDIYGTMHNIPHGQIATLSNMTQLWARAVVHIGVAYDTDLRKVYELFNDVGQAMFAEPTWQGKMLEPPVAVGVTAMGDSAISIRLWAKVQPGSQWEVERELYVRLHEACRKHSIEIPFPQRVIEIKNTTVEQATET from the coding sequence ATGCGCACTAAAAACGCAATACTTGTCGTGATTCTCGCGATGCTGCTGGCAACGGGCGCCGCAGCGCAAACCGATACCAATGCCAAAGTGACGGCCTTGCCCGACGATTTGCTCGCGCTGGTCAACCAAGCTGAGAACACTTGGCTGGAACACTTGCAGGCCTCTCCCGTGATCTTCGTGATGGAGATGCCCAAAGACAGCGAGGCCATGACCCAGGCCGACCGGTGGCGTTTTCACGTCGTCGAATTGCGGGACAAAGCCAAATCGAATCGCGCGTGGCACGAATACTGGAGCCAACAGACCGATCACGCGGGCAAGCTGATCCCGCTTTACGAAAACGCCGGCGCCTTTGCCGCAAAGAACGACTTGGCCAAAGACGCACAACGTTACCAACACCGTTTGCAGACGATCAAGGACTGGCAAAATCTCTGCAAAGATAAAATGGCGAATCAGGATTCGTACCTGAAGGCCATCGACCAGGAAAAAGACGCGTACGAAAAGCGCCTTGACGCCGCCTCCCAAGCACAAGCGGAAGCCAAAGCCGGCGCCGCGCAGGCCGGCCCTAAAACCGGAGCCGAGGAAGACGACGGGTCGTGGTTCGCCGAAGCCACCGGCGGCACGCCCTACGCGCAGCACGAGGCGGTTAAAGAGCAACTGGAACGTCAACTTTTTCTACAAGAACAAAAAAGAGATGCTGCGCGATTCGACGGCGAACTCGCCGAGAGTCTCATGGGAGCCAGCGAGGTCGTGCTTCAGGCCAAACAGGCCGACCTGAAACTCGCACAACGCGAAAACGCGCTGGTTGATCGACAGATCAACGCGTCCAACGGCGACAAGGCGTGGCGCAAGACATGGCAGGCGATCGCCGAAAAGACCCGCGCCAAGCTGCCGGTGCTGGAAACGGTCATTCGGAATCAAAAAATCCGCGTGAGCCAACTGAAAAACGAAAAAGCTTATTTCGAGGCAATGGTCGACATTAAAAACGGCCGGGTCAAAGGCATCGGCGTGCAGATCAAGCAGCACGAAAAGAAAATCTACCGCGCGCTCCTGCTGACCGCGGGCGACATCGTCCTCCGCAAGGGAATACTGGTTCTCGCCTTTCTGTTCGGTGCGTGGCTGGCGATCCGCTTCGTGCGCCTTGTCGGCCGGTGGGTGCTCAAACGCGCGTCGGACGATGACGATGCGACCCACAGCGAGCGCGAAAAAACCGCCGACACCCTCGTCAACGTGTTCGCCGGCGTGGCGCGGCTGGCGATTTGGCTCGTCGTCGGGCTCCTTATTCTCGACGCGCTGGGCGTGAATATCAGCCCGCTGTTGGGCGCTTTCGCCATCTTCGGTTTGGCGATTTCTTTCGGCTCGCAAAACCTCGTGCGCGATGTCGTCACCGGTCTGTTCATTTTGCTGGAGAACCAGGTGTCGGTGGGCGATGTGATCGAAGCCGGCGGCAAGTCTGGAACGGTGGAAAAGATCTCGCTGCGGCGAGTCGTGTTGCGCGATATCTACGGCACGATGCACAACATCCCGCACGGCCAGATCGCGACCCTATCGAACATGACGCAGTTGTGGGCGCGGGCCGTGGTGCATATCGGCGTGGCCTACGATACCGACCTTCGAAAGGTTTACGAGTTGTTCAACGATGTCGGACAGGCGATGTTCGCCGAGCCGACATGGCAGGGCAAAATGCTTGAGCCGCCGGTTGCTGTCGGTGTGACCGCCATGGGCGACAGTGCCATCAGCATACGTTTGTGGGCTAAGGTTCAGCCGGGTTCGCAATGGGAAGTGGAACGCGAACTCTATGTGCGGCTGCACGAGGCCTGCCGGAAGCACAGCATCGAAATTCCCTTCCCGCAACGAGTGATCGAAATCAAGAATACGACGGTTGAGCAGGCTACCGAGACCTAA
- a CDS encoding PKD domain-containing protein, with the protein MNPKRLSLYLFLLCALIGGLMMASNASAGWVIEDVAASGDQGNYASIAVDSTRTIHTAWYDAGVGRLLYSVRQHNGWQTVQVDAGNRGMYASIDINPLNDLPAIAYYAQEDNRPKYAWFDGEAWHTEFIGGATGDIEGDFIDLAFKATGLPYVSYHFDDGAFNDMGLKVGYRDSAGSWHVSGVDTATSSAGMSQFGEHTAIAFSSGDNPHVAYQGDNVFSPQQKYAWYAAGSWDFTVTFDFDFAGIWSDIALDSGDNPYISTWNTETLGQECAAVIFEVADEWTLDNIECGDGDFGAWTSIAIDGNDNLHVAYYGAGELRYALGTASGWTIVTLDDNGGDGNTGAYTTIALDDRGSPYIGYYNQLQKDMMITYLLDPPDVFSITPAEGNNNAVLEDVAIVGDLFETTSTVRLVTPDSKVQVPGTSVVVTSRTNLVCDFDLSDVPVGVYNLEVTNIAGAGVLPDAFTVITDPPDLDSISPEVGANDDDDFTIQLTGTHFTPDMTVTLTRSNEDDMTPTDFVVYNATSAAAVFDLTNALTGEWNVVVETTFGGDTLNNAFTVICGLPAANFDALPKQGQVPLEVQFADRSEATTYCDLTTWAWVFGDGETSAAQRPKHTYQEPGSYDVSLTVTNDGGSDYVVKSAFITVNAPGDDDTTDDDTADDDDATDDDDDDASDDDDLSPPPDDEGPARADEEDDSKSEGSCGC; encoded by the coding sequence ATGAATCCCAAGCGCTTATCTCTATACCTTTTCCTACTGTGCGCCCTGATCGGCGGCTTGATGATGGCCTCGAATGCCTCGGCCGGTTGGGTCATCGAAGACGTAGCGGCCTCCGGCGATCAAGGGAATTACGCCAGCATCGCCGTAGACAGCACGCGCACGATCCACACCGCCTGGTATGACGCCGGAGTCGGCCGCTTGTTGTATTCCGTGCGGCAGCACAACGGCTGGCAGACCGTGCAGGTCGATGCGGGAAACCGCGGCATGTATGCCAGCATCGACATCAATCCGCTCAACGATCTACCGGCCATCGCGTACTACGCGCAGGAAGACAATCGACCGAAATACGCTTGGTTCGACGGCGAGGCGTGGCACACCGAGTTCATCGGGGGCGCAACCGGCGACATCGAAGGCGACTTCATCGATCTCGCCTTCAAGGCCACCGGCCTACCCTATGTCTCCTATCATTTCGACGACGGCGCTTTCAACGACATGGGCTTGAAAGTCGGCTACCGCGACAGTGCCGGCTCGTGGCACGTCTCGGGCGTGGACACCGCGACTTCGTCGGCCGGAATGTCGCAATTCGGTGAACACACGGCGATCGCCTTTTCCAGCGGTGATAACCCTCACGTGGCCTATCAAGGCGACAACGTGTTCTCGCCGCAACAGAAGTACGCGTGGTATGCGGCGGGGAGTTGGGACTTCACGGTGACCTTCGATTTCGATTTCGCCGGCATATGGTCCGACATCGCGCTGGACTCCGGCGACAATCCCTACATCAGTACGTGGAATACCGAGACCCTCGGCCAGGAGTGCGCCGCGGTCATCTTTGAAGTGGCCGACGAATGGACGCTCGACAATATCGAATGCGGGGACGGTGATTTCGGCGCGTGGACCAGTATCGCCATCGACGGCAACGACAACCTGCATGTGGCGTACTACGGCGCCGGCGAATTGCGATACGCGCTGGGAACGGCAAGCGGTTGGACGATCGTGACCCTCGACGACAACGGCGGCGACGGCAACACCGGTGCTTACACGACCATCGCCTTGGACGACCGCGGCTCGCCCTATATCGGGTATTACAACCAGTTGCAGAAGGACATGATGATCACCTATCTGCTCGACCCGCCCGACGTCTTTTCCATCACGCCCGCGGAAGGCAACAACAACGCCGTGTTGGAAGATGTGGCGATTGTCGGCGACCTTTTCGAAACCACCAGCACGGTGCGTTTGGTAACGCCCGACAGCAAGGTGCAAGTGCCGGGAACATCGGTTGTCGTCACGTCGCGAACGAATTTGGTCTGCGATTTTGATCTGAGCGACGTACCGGTCGGCGTCTACAACCTCGAAGTCACCAACATCGCAGGAGCCGGTGTGCTGCCGGACGCGTTTACCGTGATCACCGATCCGCCGGACTTGGATTCGATTTCGCCGGAAGTCGGGGCCAACGACGACGACGACTTCACGATTCAACTTACCGGCACGCATTTCACACCGGATATGACCGTCACACTGACGCGATCCAACGAAGACGACATGACCCCGACTGATTTCGTTGTTTACAACGCCACCAGCGCGGCGGCTGTCTTCGACCTGACGAACGCCCTGACCGGAGAGTGGAACGTGGTTGTCGAGACGACGTTCGGAGGCGACACCCTTAACAACGCTTTCACCGTCATTTGCGGCTTGCCCGCCGCCAACTTCGACGCCCTGCCCAAACAAGGCCAAGTGCCGCTGGAAGTGCAATTCGCCGACCGTTCCGAGGCCACGACGTACTGCGATCTTACGACTTGGGCGTGGGTTTTCGGCGACGGCGAAACCTCCGCCGCGCAGCGACCGAAACACACCTACCAAGAACCGGGAAGCTATGACGTTTCCCTTACCGTGACCAACGACGGCGGCAGCGACTACGTCGTGAAATCCGCCTTCATCACCGTCAACGCCCCGGGCGATGACGACACGACCGACGACGATACGGCAGATGACGACGACGCGACGGACGATGACGACGACGATGCTTCGGACGATGACGATCTAAGCCCGCCGCCGGACGACGAAGGGCCCGCGCGCGCCGATGAGGAAGACGACAGCAAGAGCGAAGGGAGCTGCGGCTGCTAA
- a CDS encoding trypsin-like peptidase domain-containing protein, whose product MMRTQLFRAGTFGLVVVLLGLLAVFAHAGLQETNTQRRPATAIGEDARSAPPPGYLLGSSAAGEARVRLSEATIARLTRNLAAQGQEKRAWVGVEAELPNVSAPWEHLVDSTGRASWRTAVSSPGATFLRARLSRLSLPADATIAVYGASGAGPIKELKASLDGRPFWTPLIRGDLLHIEVVTASPTTPDIRIDRVSHGLKTLERPSKESWCYLDPTCYPEWDDVRDALVHLTFSSGGGTYVCSGALLTDAVDSFRPWVTTANHCVGYQSEADSVEVTFFFHTAICDGGRPDFFSLPSRRGADLKVTDISVDVSLLLLDEDAPNNASYLGWSLRDNSPGTTATALHHPDGEYARISFGSLLSTSNAFLTVRYTESSTEGGSSGCPLLNQSGQLIGTLSGGDAACSFMAGTDEYARFTAAWAQGFEYYLNGDNPIDDDDDGDDDDDDDEPPAPSDDDDNDDSGGSEARSREDDGGGCGC is encoded by the coding sequence ATGATGCGTACGCAGCTTTTTCGTGCAGGGACGTTTGGATTGGTCGTCGTTTTGCTCGGCCTGCTCGCCGTGTTCGCCCACGCGGGCCTTCAGGAAACGAATACTCAGCGCCGGCCCGCCACGGCGATCGGTGAGGACGCACGATCCGCCCCGCCCCCCGGCTACTTGCTGGGTAGCAGCGCCGCCGGCGAAGCGCGCGTTCGTTTATCCGAGGCAACCATCGCACGCCTGACCCGGAACCTGGCGGCGCAAGGTCAGGAAAAACGCGCCTGGGTCGGTGTTGAAGCCGAATTGCCGAACGTTTCGGCTCCCTGGGAACACCTCGTCGATTCGACCGGCCGAGCCTCGTGGCGCACCGCCGTTTCATCCCCCGGCGCCACATTTTTGCGCGCGCGGCTGAGCCGCCTCAGCTTACCTGCGGACGCCACGATCGCCGTGTACGGAGCTTCCGGCGCCGGCCCGATTAAGGAGCTCAAGGCGTCCTTGGACGGCCGTCCTTTCTGGACGCCCCTAATTCGCGGCGACTTGCTGCACATTGAAGTTGTCACCGCGTCGCCAACGACGCCGGATATTCGCATCGACCGCGTTAGCCACGGTCTAAAAACGCTCGAGCGGCCAAGCAAGGAATCGTGGTGTTACCTCGATCCGACCTGCTACCCGGAATGGGACGATGTGCGCGACGCCTTGGTGCACCTGACCTTCAGCAGCGGTGGAGGCACGTACGTGTGCTCGGGCGCGCTGCTGACCGACGCGGTGGATTCTTTTCGGCCGTGGGTGACAACCGCCAATCACTGTGTCGGATACCAGTCCGAGGCCGACAGCGTCGAGGTCACGTTCTTCTTTCACACCGCGATCTGCGACGGCGGCCGCCCGGATTTCTTCTCGTTGCCCAGCCGCCGCGGCGCCGATTTGAAGGTGACGGATATTTCGGTTGACGTCTCACTGCTGCTGTTGGATGAAGACGCCCCGAACAACGCCTCCTATCTCGGGTGGTCGCTGCGGGACAATTCCCCGGGCACGACGGCGACGGCCCTGCATCATCCGGATGGAGAATACGCGCGTATTTCCTTCGGGTCGCTGCTCTCCACGAGCAACGCCTTTTTAACCGTGCGTTACACCGAAAGCTCCACCGAAGGCGGGTCTTCGGGCTGTCCCCTGCTCAACCAAAGCGGTCAACTTATCGGCACGCTTTCCGGCGGCGACGCCGCCTGCAGTTTTATGGCCGGTACCGACGAATACGCGAGGTTCACCGCCGCGTGGGCGCAGGGTTTCGAGTACTACCTCAACGGCGATAATCCAATCGATGACGACGATGACGGCGATGACGACGACGATGATGACGAACCACCCGCCCCATCCGACGACGATGACAATGACGATAGCGGAGGCTCTGAAGCGCGCAGTCGCGAAGATGATGGCGGTGGCTGCGGCTGCTGA
- a CDS encoding DUF2079 domain-containing protein, protein MRETPSPGGMDINLALETRKQCRFFPITWETSAFLLVVIAAIGYFLLFYWLNYSKWIHFDPMVPDIGSLAHIRATLAQGRLQENLVLTPGFYLLYPGLLLLPFPEYPLAISPFFTALSIIVLFAIALQLTKSPAVSLALAFSYLINPLIEIYSFLGFRPESPGIFFLFLFVYLALRERGRLAAVAAVLSMVFKIEFVPVVFFIALWFYRRKERPTIVPSLIGSMVAGAIYGAALLYVLVFSSQTGDFSPTITSPLQFLKNNSSAGFFFGLFSPFNLRLILLMFPVAFICLRAPYWTFVPAVFQLVVTLLLNDIWARAGYFDAFLIYPITAWTGIVRLPIVWAVMIYLGAAFGLAALYDHLRRDVPRKTIKHVAIVAALVVFGGAYHWLAAPPTGGPVPLTPSWSQYSYRYQETAGSRQIRADIDLIEQSQLSACLSWQYPYYVASYVENRSQPSINGVPCDLERVQPHWILVDTLVSTYPAKQDVIDWTLATLADPHYAVQSVQAGVVLLERVEEGAADRTKNRLIADYLLENRSTLQYALPHRELYVELLAREGKPPPPTI, encoded by the coding sequence ATGCGGGAAACGCCGTCGCCCGGCGGGATGGACATCAACTTGGCCTTAGAAACACGTAAGCAGTGCCGATTCTTTCCCATTACCTGGGAAACGAGTGCTTTCCTGCTGGTGGTAATCGCCGCCATCGGGTATTTCCTGCTGTTCTATTGGTTGAATTATTCGAAGTGGATTCATTTCGACCCGATGGTCCCCGACATTGGTTCCTTGGCCCACATACGCGCGACGCTGGCTCAAGGGCGCTTGCAGGAAAACTTGGTTCTTACGCCGGGTTTTTATTTGTTGTATCCGGGCTTATTGCTGCTTCCGTTTCCGGAATACCCATTGGCGATCAGCCCGTTTTTCACGGCGCTTTCGATCATCGTTCTATTCGCCATTGCCCTGCAGTTGACGAAAAGTCCGGCGGTATCGTTGGCGCTGGCGTTTTCCTACTTGATCAATCCGCTTATCGAAATCTATTCGTTTCTCGGCTTTCGACCCGAATCGCCGGGTATTTTTTTCCTCTTCCTATTTGTTTACCTCGCGTTGCGAGAGCGCGGTCGGCTTGCTGCTGTGGCGGCTGTGCTGAGCATGGTTTTCAAAATTGAGTTCGTACCGGTCGTCTTTTTCATCGCGTTGTGGTTTTACCGGCGCAAGGAGCGGCCGACGATCGTCCCGTCGTTGATCGGCAGCATGGTCGCCGGCGCGATTTACGGCGCGGCGTTGCTGTACGTGCTTGTATTCTCGTCGCAGACCGGCGATTTCAGCCCGACGATCACTTCGCCGCTGCAGTTTCTGAAGAATAATTCGTCGGCGGGTTTCTTCTTCGGATTGTTCTCGCCGTTCAACCTGCGGTTGATCCTACTCATGTTTCCGGTCGCGTTCATCTGTTTGCGAGCGCCGTATTGGACGTTTGTGCCCGCCGTTTTTCAGCTTGTGGTTACCTTGCTGCTCAACGACATCTGGGCTCGAGCCGGGTACTTCGACGCCTTTCTGATTTATCCGATCACCGCATGGACGGGGATTGTCCGGCTTCCTATCGTCTGGGCGGTGATGATCTATCTAGGCGCCGCCTTCGGCCTTGCCGCGCTGTACGATCACCTCAGGCGCGACGTGCCTCGCAAGACGATAAAGCACGTCGCGATTGTCGCTGCGTTGGTCGTTTTCGGCGGGGCGTATCATTGGCTCGCCGCGCCGCCGACGGGCGGTCCCGTGCCGCTAACGCCTTCGTGGTCGCAATACAGCTACCGTTATCAAGAAACGGCGGGCTCGCGCCAAATTCGTGCGGACATCGATTTGATCGAGCAGAGCCAGTTGAGCGCGTGCTTATCCTGGCAGTATCCCTATTACGTCGCGAGCTACGTCGAGAACCGCTCGCAACCATCCATCAACGGAGTTCCGTGCGATCTGGAGCGCGTGCAACCGCATTGGATTTTGGTGGACACGCTGGTCAGCACTTATCCCGCCAAGCAGGATGTGATCGACTGGACCCTGGCGACGCTGGCCGACCCGCACTACGCGGTCCAAAGCGTGCAAGCCGGGGTTGTGCTGCTCGAGCGGGTGGAAGAGGGCGCGGCGGACCGGACGAAAAACCGCCTGATCGCCGACTATCTTCTGGAAAACCGCTCGACTTTGCAGTATGCGCTGCCTCATCGCGAGCTTTACGTCGAACTGTTGGCGCGAGAGGGGAAACCTCCGCCGCCAACGATCTAG
- a CDS encoding catalase translates to MAKKLTHNVGAPVVDNQNVVTAGPRGPMLLQDVWYLEKLAHFDREVIPERRMHAKGSGAFGTFTVTHDITRLTRAKIFSEIGKTTDVFVRFSTVAGERGAADAERDIRGFAMKFYTEEGNWDLVGNNTPVFFLRDPLKFPDLNHAVKRDPRTNLRSARNNWDFWTSLPEALHQVTITMSDRGIPLSYRHMNGYGSHTFSLINVNGERFWVKFHFKTQQGVKILTDAAAEEIIGKCRESHQRDLFDSIEAGEFPRWSMKIQVVPEAEAANFPFNPFDLTKVWPHEDYPLMDVGVLELNRNPENYFADVEQAAFNPANIVPGIGFSPDKMLQGRLFSYGDAQRYRLGVNHHLIPVNQARCPVNAFHRDGAMRVDGNYGGNLGYEPNSYGEWQEQPGVREPPLPLDGAAGNWSHREDDDDYYSQPGALFRLMSPAQQKVLFENTARAMGDAPKKIKLRHIGNCMKADPAYGKGVAEALGIDPGEVE, encoded by the coding sequence ATGGCCAAGAAACTGACCCATAACGTCGGCGCGCCCGTCGTCGACAACCAAAACGTGGTCACCGCCGGACCGCGTGGTCCGATGTTGCTGCAGGATGTTTGGTACCTGGAGAAACTCGCCCATTTCGACCGTGAGGTGATCCCCGAGCGCCGAATGCACGCGAAAGGCTCCGGCGCGTTCGGCACGTTCACCGTCACCCATGACATCACCCGACTCACCAGGGCCAAGATTTTCTCGGAAATCGGCAAAACCACTGACGTGTTTGTGCGTTTTTCCACCGTCGCGGGCGAGCGCGGCGCGGCGGACGCCGAGCGCGACATACGCGGCTTTGCGATGAAATTCTACACCGAAGAAGGAAACTGGGATTTGGTCGGCAACAACACGCCGGTGTTCTTTCTGCGCGACCCGCTCAAATTCCCGGATCTCAACCACGCCGTGAAACGCGACCCACGGACCAACCTTCGCAGCGCTCGCAACAACTGGGATTTCTGGACTTCGTTGCCCGAGGCGCTGCACCAGGTCACGATCACCATGAGCGACCGGGGGATTCCCCTCTCCTACCGCCACATGAACGGTTACGGCTCCCACACTTTCAGCCTGATCAACGTGAACGGCGAGCGTTTCTGGGTCAAATTCCACTTCAAAACACAACAGGGAGTCAAGATTCTGACCGATGCGGCGGCCGAGGAAATCATCGGCAAGTGCCGCGAGAGCCACCAGCGCGACCTATTCGACAGCATTGAGGCGGGAGAATTTCCGCGGTGGAGCATGAAAATTCAAGTCGTTCCCGAAGCGGAGGCCGCAAATTTCCCCTTCAATCCGTTTGATCTGACCAAGGTCTGGCCGCATGAAGACTACCCGCTCATGGATGTCGGCGTACTCGAGCTGAACAGGAACCCTGAGAACTACTTCGCCGACGTCGAGCAAGCCGCCTTCAACCCGGCGAACATCGTGCCCGGCATCGGCTTCTCGCCCGACAAGATGCTGCAGGGCCGGCTGTTCTCCTACGGCGACGCGCAACGCTATCGGTTGGGCGTGAACCATCACCTGATTCCCGTCAACCAGGCCCGCTGCCCGGTCAACGCGTTCCACCGCGACGGCGCGATGCGGGTGGACGGCAATTACGGCGGCAACCTTGGTTACGAGCCCAACAGCTACGGCGAGTGGCAGGAGCAACCGGGGGTCCGCGAGCCGCCCTTGCCTCTCGACGGGGCGGCCGGCAACTGGAGCCACCGCGAGGACGATGACGATTACTACTCGCAGCCCGGCGCCTTGTTCCGGCTTATGAGCCCCGCGCAACAGAAGGTTCTGTTTGAAAACACCGCCAGAGCCATGGGCGACGCACCGAAGAAAATCAAGCTGCGTCACATCGGCAACTGCATGAAAGCGGACCCGGCCTACGGCAAGGGCGTGGCAGAAGCTTTGGGCATCGATCCAGGCGAAGTGGAGTGA